A window of Macaca mulatta isolate MMU2019108-1 chromosome 7, T2T-MMU8v2.0, whole genome shotgun sequence genomic DNA:
GCTTTCCAGCCTCTTGGGGAGTGGGCAGGGTTGGGGCGCGCCTCACGGCCAGAACGGGGTCCTCCATGCTTTCCTAGAGGCAGCGTCCTCCCCCAGATTCCAGCTGGCTCGGAGCCGCCCCTGCTGTGCTGGACAAGGGCGTTTGCGCTGGGGCCTCTGATGGCCTTCTTGGCTCCTCTCCCACCTCTCTGAAGTGTTTCCACGGTGTTCTGCCACACAAGGCCTTCGTCCCTACAGACAGGGCGACCCTTTGGGAGAATGTGGGGGGAGCAGCCCCCTGCAGGTGCCAGCAGCCATGCACACCTGCCAGGAGCCCTGCTGTCCTGGGAGCAGGGCAGGCACCAGCTGCCCTTGGCTTGGGGTCCCTCTCCTTGGGAGGACACGGGGCAAGCCTCAGTGGTGCTGAGGGCAGAGACCCTCACCATCCAGCCCTTCCTCCCACCACCGCCCCACAGGTTCGGGCCTTCTTGCAGCCTCCCCTGAAGGGCATGGTCATGGAGACCTTCGGTTCGGGGAACGGACCCACCAAGCCCGACCTGCTGCAGGAGCTGCAGATGGCGACCAAACGCGGCCTGGTCATCGTCAATTGTACCCACTGCCTCCAGGGGACTGTGACCACAGACTATGCAGCTGGCATGGTAGTGCCAGGAGATCAGGGCCTAGCGGGGAAGGGGACAGCCTGAGGGCCTGGCAGAGGTGGGCTCTGACCCACCCCTCACGGGCTGGGGGCCGTGGTGAGTCACCCTTCCTGCCCACATGCCCCTTCCTCACAGGCCATGGAGGGAGCCGGTGTCATCTCAGGCTTCGACATGACGTCGGAGGCCGCGCTGGCCAAGCTGTCGTATGTGCTGGGCCAGCCAGGGCTGAGCCTGGATGACAGGAAGGAGGTGCGGGCGCTCTGGGGCTGTGGGCAACCCTCGGTGTGCACAAGCCTGTCAGCTGGCTCCCAGGGCATGCCTGGGGCGGTGCCGGAAGAGCCTGGGGGCCGGCCCAGGGTGTGTCCTGTTTGGGAAGGGGAGGGATGTGGCTCCCCATAGTGGTGAGGGACAGCTCTGGGCCCAGGCTCCCCACAGCCCTCACTGGACCCCCAGCCCAGGCTCCGCCTGTCCTTGCGCCTTCTCAGCCTGCATGGAGACCTGAAGTTCCCCTAACTGTCGCCAGGAAATCCTCTCCTGCTTCCCACTTTTCCTGGAGTGTAGGGTTCAGACCCAGCTGGCCCCAGACCCTTGGGCTGCCAGCCCCTGGGGCTGGGCAGAGACCTCTGGGGCCCATGGAGACCCCGAGCTGGTAAGGCCAGGGAGTGGGGCTGGCCTTGCGAGGGGACCTGGCCCACTCTGGCCCGAGGGATGTAGCACACACGGCCGAGGCTCAGGCCGAGGGCAACCTCTGCCTGTGTCTGGGTAGCCGAACCTCCAGGCTGTTCTGGGCTGCCCATCCAGCCCTTGCAGAGCCACTTCGCCTCTGTTCTCTCCCCCAGCTGCTGACCAAGGACCTTCGTGGGGAGATGACACCACCCTCGGTGGAAGAGTGCCAGCCCTCACTGCAGGGCAACACGCTGGGCTGTGGGGTCTCCTGGCTCCTCAGTCTGAGTGGCAGCCAGGTAATGGCATGGCACACGAGCCTGAGTGGCAGCTGGGGGCTGTGCATCCTCTTGGTCACCCTGGGATGCACCAGGCAGGCACGAGCGCCTGTAGCCATCACTCCAGCCCAAACAGTTAGGCACACCCCGGTTCTGGGGCCCAGGAGGAGGGTTTGGGGTCTGCAGCAAGGAGGGTTTGCAGGGTCCCTGGGGCAGGATGCAGGAAGGGCCAGGTGGTGGGCAcacagcagggaggctgggggacaGGGCTCGGCAGGCCACTGCCTTCTGACTGGCAGCGCTGCCTTAGTGCAGGGCTGCCTTGGGAGCTGCCTGTCCGGAAGACAGGTGGGTGAGTGGGGGCGGTGCTTGCTCTGGGCTCTCCCAGGCTCTGAGCACCAGGGGTTCCAGGCCCCCACCTGAACCTGGAGGTGAGGACCAGCCCTTGAGCACGTCCCCTGCACAACTGGGGTGCCTAGACCTAGGAAGGAGGGCTTTTGAGGCCTGGGGTCTGCAGGGGAATGCGGCCTCCCTGGACCCCGCAACATGCCCCCTTGGCTGTTGGACCAAGCATCCAGGCCTGACATGGGGCCTGGCAGGCCAGACAGCCTTGTTCCCCACTGCCTGGGGTCCTGCCCTggtctcagtgcctcagtttcccccctATAGGGATGGACCTGTCTTGTGAGCCGTGTGCTACAACTGTTACTTGCTGGGGTGGGTGATGCACAGATGGAAAGGACTGGCGTGCATGGCCCGTTATTAGGGCAGCTGCATGGGGCTTGAATGCTCTAGGGAGACAGGCCAGAGGCCTTGTCACCAGGCCATGTTGTGCCCGCTGGCTATGGTGGCACCTGTGAGGCCTCTGCCAGGACCCCGGCCTTTTGGCGTCTTGGGGAGCTCCTGGATGCCAGGTGCTGGGGGCAGGTGGCTCCTCTGGGAAGGTGCAGCCGTGGGAACAGGGCCTTCCTCCCAGGGGAGGGGTCTGGCTCCCCTTCCCACACTCCTCACGAGGGTGACACGATTCTGTCCCGACAGTGGTGGGAGCAGATGGGGGTGTCTTGGAGGGTGGGTAGCAGGCCCTGGCCACACACCTGTTGGGGACAGAGCTGGATGGTGGTCTCGTGGCCTGGCCTTGGCTCCAGGGGCAGGGggcctgggtggggtggggtattGAGGCTCCACCGCAGGCCTTCCGACGTGGCAGCTCAGGTTCCTTCTCACCCACGCCCTGGGATCTGTGGGCCCTTGTGTGGGGTCTGGCAGGGGTCACACAGCACCAGGGACTGCCAGTTCCACCAGATGCCAGAGGGAGGCATGGGTCCCAGGGTGCTGCCTTCcccacccaggaggcagatgccCTGCGGAATGCCCTGATGCCCAGCCTGGCCTGTGCTGCCGCCCACACCGGCAACCTGGAGGTGCTGCAGGTGCTTGTGGAGCTGGTGAGCCTCCCCGACCCTGGGGGCCTAGCCCCAGCCACACCTGGCCCGGGGGCTCTGAACCCTCTAGGCAGGATGGCCTTTCATCCACCCACTGACCACACTAAGCCCTTGTCGGCCAGACTGGGCAGCAGGACTGTCCTGCCAGCTTGTGGGGTCTCACTGCGGCTTTGAGGGTGGGCGCAGGGGCTGTGCTGGGCCCTACCCTCAGAGGGACCCCACCCTCCCCATGGCCTACCTGGCCCCGCCCGGCCCTCCCTCAGGGGTTGCGTGTCCTTGTGTCACCTCAGGGCAGTGACCTGGGCCTGGTGGACTTTAACGGCCAAACCCCACTGCACGCGGCTGCCCGGGGAGGCCACGTAGAGGCAGTCACCATGCTGCTGCAGGGAGGTGTGGACGTGAACACCCGGGACATGGACGGCTTCAGCCCGCTGCTGCTGGCCGTGCGGGGCAGGTAGTGGGGCCTGGGGTGCACAGAGCTGCCTTGGGCAGGTGGGTGCAGAGGCTGTGGGCTCCTGTGCTCAAACAGCCTCCCGGGGCTGGGCTGGGAAAGGAGGAGGACACCTGCTTCCTAAAGGCCGCCCCCCTAGCCTGGGGCCCAGTAAGACCCCAGCCCAGAGTtcctagaaaacaaaaatgttatggACAAAGCCGGGAGGACCCGGTGCTCCCGAGTCATCTCTGTACACCTGTGGGTATGGGGGGCTGGGGTGGAGTTGGGGCAGAAGGTCCTGGCCCAGCAGCCAGACGCGGTCAATAAAAAGCAGGCTACTCGGCTGCAGATCTGGGGCTGCAACAGGCAACTCGGATCCTGGAGGACAGGCCCAGCCCATGCATTTGGGGGTCCCCTGCCCCACCCACAAGCCCTGGCTGGTGTCTCTTCCCAAAGCCCCgagcagcagcagaggcagagTGTGTGCCTCTACCCCTGCGTAGGGGGCAGGGCCAGCACTGGCGGGATCTGTGTCCTGTCTCCCCTTCTTACTCTTTATTGCCCCTGGACGCCCAGCAGCCCTGGGCCTGGGAAGGCCGAGGACCTGTCTGCTGGTGCCACTGCCCAGACGCACATGGCTGCTCAGAGATCCCAGGGTTCCTGGCGATTCCTCCCTGCGGGTGGGAGAACTTGGCCTGCAGGACCCTGGGTTGTGTTTGGGGAGGGAGTGCTCAGGAGTCCCatggagagaaggccagggtgtCTGAGCCTGGGGTCATATGACCCTGCCGTGTTCAACTGTGGGTCTCCCTCCCCAGCGGTGAGCCCTGGGGTGGGGTGTGGCGCCCTGTATGAAGTCAGTGACTGGGGTAGAAGGTTCTTTCCAGGCTTCTGTGAGCATTGACAGGAGAGAACAGGGTGATGGACAGGATGGGGAGGAGGGGCTGTGAGGGTCCcccaggcagggctggggtgaTCTGGACTGGAGATTCTAGACTGGGAGTCCTTGGGCGTGGGTGGGTGGCACAGAGATGAGCTCACACAGGCCCACCCCCTCGTCCCTTCCTGACTCATAGGACCAGGCTCACAGCGACCCCCCAACTGGTCTCCCGGCCTCACTCCACCGCCAGGCTCCCCGAGGCTGCCTGCCTGGCCCTGCTGTGCCCTAGTGGGGTGCGAGGAGGCCACCGCCTCATACCTATTCCAAGGCTCCCTAAATGGGGTGACGGGGGAGATTTGTGGTGCTTTGCAGGGGTGGGGGCATGGCCAGTGATTGCGGCACAATCGTTAGGTCACCCCATGCAATGGGCTGTGTGGCCTCGGGCCTTTGTGCCTCTGCTCCAAGGCCTTGCTAGAGCCCCAACCCCACCACAGACTCCACTGTCCGGGTGCCCCGCCCCCACTGCACCCCAAGGGCAGTCAGCCGGATTGATTCAGTGTCTGCTGGGCCTGGCTGAGGAGGTCACCACGGGGTGTGATCAGCGTTTGGGCGTGCAGTGGGGCCGGTCAGCTCATGTAAGGCTGTCCTCTGGAATGGGCTGTCCCCTTGGGATGGGTGGGGGAGACTGCCCTGGGAGGAGCTATTTCGCCAGCACCAACCAATGCCCTCCCCTGGGGGCTGGGTGCGGGGCTGCCGCAGAGTTGACCCCTACCCCTTGCAGACCTGAGCTGCCCTAAGAAGGTGTTCTGGACAAATGGAGGTGGTGGGACCCCGAGATGATGTCGCATGGGCCTAGGCAGAGGATGGGGGGATGGGCCCTCATCTGAGGCTAGGGCTGTGGGGTCCTGGGCAGGCAGGTCCCTGTCCCTGTGCACAGGACATGAGCCCTGCTGGCTCCTGAGTGAGGTGCAGCGGAGCTGGGCTGGCCAGGGCAGAAGGTCAGCATGCTCATTCTCACACAGGCATTCAGGTGTCATTGGGTTGCTGCGGGAAGCCGGGGCCTCCCTGTccacccaggagctggaggaggcaggGACGGAGCTGTGCAGGTGAGCGCAGCTAGAGCACCTGCTCTTCCAGGCATGTGGGGGACACAGCTTGGGGAAGGAAAGCTAGACCTGCTGGGAGGGACAAGTGAGTCAGGGTGtgggggcttcagaggcaaggTCCGCTGACCTCAGTGTGCACCAGCCTGACTGACGGGAAGAGGTGTCTGCCTGGGACCATGTCATGGGGCAGGGGAAGGAGTTGTTCTCAGCTGAGCGAACAGTTCAGCAAGGGTGtccgtgtgtgcacatgtgtgcatgcgtgcatgcatgtgtgtgcatgcatgagtgtgtgtgcgtgcatgcatgtgtgtgtgcatgtgtgtgtgtgtgtggtgggctTGAGGAGGGGTATGGGAGTTGGTGGTTGGCTGTGAGAGGGGCTGGGATGTGGGCTGGGGGGTGGCTGGGGCTGCAtttggggaggctggggcaggtgggtcACAGGGGAGCTGAAGCCCCTGGCAGGTGACAGGTCTCATGAGCCCTGTTCTCCCCAGCATGGTTCCCATCCTATGATAAACTGACCTaggccctgcccccacctgctgGCCACATGGCACCAGTGGCCAATGTGCCTTCTGATCTCATGCTGCCCGAGTGACCACCGAGGCAGGCTCAGGCCTTCTGACATCGTGTTATtgttggggagactgaggtgcaGGGAGGCCTTCAGTGAGGGTGTTGGTTGTGGGTGGAGGTGGGCCAGGGCTGCAGGGATCCTACTGTGTCCACCGAAGCCAGAATCGCTGCACCCCACCCCAAGCCTTGTGCCTGGTGACTTGGCGCTGCCtcctgtgcccagcctgggctgCCTGAGGCCAGGATGGCTCTGAGGGACCCAGAAGGGAGAATCGGAGGCAGGAGACCTGGGCTGGGTACAGGTGGTTGCTGGAGTGGGGGTGCTATGAGTGGCGGGGTCTGTGTCCCTGTAAGTCCAGAGTCCCAGGCTCGGGGAGTGGGTGATGGCGGGGGCTCAGCTCACTGGCTGGGAGGGGAGTGGGTGCAGGTGCCTGCCCAGCAGGAGGAGGACTAGCAGCTCTGGCTCCTCCTCTGGGACTGGCCCACAACCCCTGGTCTTGCTTTTGAAGGGACTTCTGGGGTGACTTGGTCCAGATTTGCACTCCATGCGGGCCTTGTTGGCTCCactgacagatggggaaactgaggcagtagtTAGGTCCTGTGGGAGCTGGGACCAGAATCCTGGTCCGGGACTCTGCTTGGAAGTGGGCCTGGCCCGCCCGAGCTGCTGGCTGGACTCGAGCCCCTCAGCCAGGCCTTCCCAGGggccagtgtgtgtgtggggcTTGGCCTCTTGGGGCAGGTCCAGGAGGGGCCAGTGAGGCCACCTAGCAGAATCGCCCCAGAGATTACCCAGTGCCACTGCAGGGCTGCTGCTGTTTCCTGGGTAGGAGCAGAGTCCCTAAGGGCCCTCCGGAAGAGGGGGCAGCCCCTCCCTCACCAGGCCACTACCCCCAGCCCCTGCACACCAGGGGTGGGGCCTTCCCTGCCGGGTCCCTACCTGGCCTGCGCCTGGCCTCCCCCGGAGGGGAGTGAGTTCTTCCCAGGAGGGTGGCAGGGTGAGGAGGAGCTGGCGAGGTCCTGGCAGGTGCCTGCTCCAGGGCAGGTGGGCCCAGACCCCTGTCCCAGCCAGGACCACCCCCCATGCAGTCTGCCAGGGTCCAGGGCCAACCATTATCCTGGGGTGCCTCCTGTGTCCCCCTCTCTGAACCACTGGGCTGCCTCAAACTTTTCCTTCCACCTTTGCGGACCCCGCCCCGGGAAGAGCGGTGTTGTGAAACACGAAACCGGCATGGGCTGCTCAGCAGGTGGGCGTGCGTATGTGTGCGCAAAGGCGCATGTGCTcctgtgtgtgcatatatgcttgtgtgtgagtgtgcctgtgtgGGTGTGTGCTTGTGTGCTCCTGTGCGTGTGCACGTATGCTGGTGTGTATGCTgctgtgcgtgcatgtgtgttcATGTATGTTTGTGCATGTGCACCCATGACTGGAGTcgtagtcccacctactgggTGAAACCAGACTCCAGGCTGCCTGATGGCCCCCAGCAACTCCTGCCGCAGGACCAGGTCGCTGCTGGGTCAGCTGTTTGGGGCTGGCTTTGTAAGAGCGTCCAGGGCACCTGGGGGACAGGCAGGTGGGCAGATGGACAGGTGCCCAACAACTCCTCCTCTGTCCCCATCCCCAGGCTGGCATACAGGGCTGACCTCGAAGGCctgcaggtgtggtggcaggcagggGCTGACCTGGGGCAGCCGGGCTATGATGGGCACAGCGCCCTGCACGTCGTGAGTGCCCCCACCCCCTGCACCCTCTCCAAAGGCTGCCACCTCCAGGAAGGACACCTGGACAATTCACCAGCTCCCTGCTCTGCCCCTCTCCCAAATCCCC
This region includes:
- the ASPG gene encoding 60 kDa lysophospholipase isoform X3; protein product: MARAVGSERRLLAVYTGGTIGMRSELGVLMPGTGLAAILRTLPMFHDEEHARACGLSEDILVLPPATPNQRILYTVLECQPLFDSSDMTIAEWVRVAQTIERHYKQYHGFVVIHGTDTMAFAASMLSFMLENLQKTVILTGAQVSIHALWSDGRENLLGALLMAGQYVIPEVCLFFQNQLFRGNRTTKVDARRFAAFCSPNLPPLATVGADVTVNRELVRKVGGKAGLVVHSSMEQDVGLLRLYPGIPAALVRAFLQPPLKGMVMETFGSGNGPTKPDLLQELQMATKRGLVIVNCTHCLQGTVTTDYAAGMAMEGAGVISGFDMTSEAALAKLSYVLGQPGLSLDDRKELLTKDLRGEMTPPSVEECQPSLQGNTLGCGVSWLLSLSGSQEADALRNALMPSLACAAAHTGNLEVLQVLVELGSDLGLVDFNGQTPLHAAARGGHVEAVTMLLQGGVDVNTRDMDGFSPLLLAVRGRHSGVIGLLREAGASLSTQELEEAGTELCRLAYRADLEGLQVWWQAGADLGQPGYDGHSALHVAEAAGNLAVVAFLQSLEGAVGAQVPCPEVLPGV